Proteins from one Mus pahari chromosome 10, PAHARI_EIJ_v1.1, whole genome shotgun sequence genomic window:
- the Cmtm6 gene encoding CKLF-like MARVEL transmembrane domain-containing protein 6, whose protein sequence is MENGAVYSPTTEAAPGAGRGARSGLAAYFVLGRLPWYRRILKGLQLLLSLLAFICEEVVSECGLCGGLYFFEFVSCSAFLLSLLLLIVYCTPVHDRVDTGKVKSSDFYITLGTGCVFLLASIIFVSTHSGTSAEIAAIVFGFLASSMFILDFVVMLCEKLRENPLRKPENNAKAEALTEPLNA, encoded by the exons ATGGAGAACGGAGCGGTGTACAGTCCCACCACCGAGGCGGCCCCAGGCGCTGGCAGGGGTGCGCGCAGCGGTCTGGCCGCCTACTTCGTCCTGGGCAGGCTCCCTTGGTATCGGCGCATCCTCAAGGGCTTGCAGCTG CTGCTGTCTCTCCTGGCCTTCATCTGTGAAGAGGTTGTGTCCGAGTGTGGGTTGTGTGGAGGCCTGTACTTCTTTGAATTTGTGAGCTGTAGCGCCTTTCTCCTGAGCCTTCTCCTGCTGATTGTGTACTGCACACCAGTGCATGACAGAGTGGATACTGGAAAAGTCAAGTCATCG GATTTTTACATCACCCTGGGAACAGGGTGTGTGTTCCTGCTGGCGTCTATCATTTTTGTCTCCACCCATTCTGGGACCTCAGCTGAAATTGCTGCAATT GTGTTTGGTTTCTTGGCAAGCTCCATGTTCATACTGGACTTTGTTGTCATGCTGTGTGAGAAGCTTCGGGAGAACCCGCTGAGAAAGCCCGAGAACAACGCAAAGGCCGAAGCCCTCACCGAACCACTGAATGCTTAA